A single window of Metallosphaera hakonensis JCM 8857 = DSM 7519 DNA harbors:
- a CDS encoding transcription elongation factor Spt5, with amino-acid sequence MEAPKIRNFYAVKVTGGQEISVAIMLEERIKTNDIKDVYSIVVPPGLKGYVIIESSGPHVVKFIITGIRHVRGVAPGLVPKSDIVSMVSKKPTGPAIKMGDMVEVVAGPFRGMQAQVVSYDSSRGEVVLNILESAFPLQVTIPVDQVRPVKKT; translated from the coding sequence TTGGAGGCTCCAAAGATTAGGAACTTCTACGCCGTCAAAGTTACCGGTGGACAGGAAATAAGTGTGGCCATAATGCTAGAGGAGAGGATCAAAACAAACGATATAAAGGACGTCTACTCTATCGTTGTCCCACCTGGACTAAAGGGCTATGTTATCATAGAGAGCTCAGGTCCGCATGTGGTCAAGTTCATTATAACCGGGATCAGGCATGTTAGGGGAGTAGCTCCTGGATTAGTCCCTAAGTCTGACATAGTGAGCATGGTATCTAAGAAACCTACAGGGCCAGCAATTAAGATGGGCGATATGGTAGAGGTTGTGGCTGGACCCTTTAGGGGTATGCAGGCTCAGGTCGTAAGCTACGACTCTAGTCGTGGAGAAGTAGTTTTAAATATACTAGAGTCAGCCTTTCCTTTACAGGTAACAATACCTGTAGACCAAGTTAGACCAGTAAAGAAGACGTAA
- a CDS encoding DNA-binding protein translates to MSQDDYSDPELEELLKRRAQTESRRAAEERQKKAELEARKESILRTILTTEARQRLTNVKLIKPELAESLEDQLIALAQSGRIKIPITDDELKEILSQIAGQTKRDFKIQIKERGWK, encoded by the coding sequence ATGTCTCAAGATGACTACTCTGATCCAGAGTTAGAGGAACTTCTCAAGAGACGAGCCCAAACAGAGAGCAGGAGGGCTGCTGAGGAGAGGCAAAAGAAAGCTGAGCTCGAGGCTAGAAAGGAGTCAATACTGAGGACAATACTTACAACTGAGGCGAGACAAAGGCTAACTAATGTGAAATTGATCAAACCTGAACTTGCGGAATCGTTGGAAGACCAACTCATTGCCCTAGCTCAAAGTGGAAGAATTAAGATTCCAATAACCGACGACGAATTAAAGGAAATTCTCTCTCAAATAGCTGGACAGACAAAGAGAGACTTTAAGATCCAGATTAAGGAGAGGGGTTGGAAATGA
- the rpl18a gene encoding 50S ribosomal protein L18Ae produces MSEVKTYMVRGTALFNESEFPVRQNFVKYVRALNENQAKERVYADFGSKNKIKRKSIQILEVKEVDPSTVKEKRIKELSKLDKIVL; encoded by the coding sequence ATGAGTGAAGTTAAAACTTATATGGTTAGGGGAACTGCTCTCTTCAATGAGAGTGAATTTCCTGTAAGGCAAAATTTCGTCAAATACGTTAGGGCGCTCAACGAGAATCAGGCTAAGGAGAGAGTCTATGCGGACTTCGGGAGTAAAAACAAGATAAAGAGGAAAAGTATTCAGATCCTAGAAGTCAAGGAAGTCGATCCTTCCACAGTTAAAGAAAAAAGAATAAAAGAATTATCTAAGTTAGACAAAATAGTATTGTGA
- a CDS encoding 30S ribosomal protein S19e — translation MITANMIPPDLMVKRLSDYIKTNVREVQPPEWSLITKTASFKERVPDDPQSWWYVRAASILRKLYVKGHFGVAESGRIYGGIKRRGTKPPVSARASGHSSRLIFQQLEMAGLVSKTKSRKGRVLTPKGRALLDKIAHEIFIDLANNNPALKKYSE, via the coding sequence ATGATTACAGCCAATATGATACCACCGGATCTGATGGTTAAGAGGCTTTCAGATTACATAAAGACCAACGTCCGCGAGGTTCAACCCCCTGAATGGTCTCTGATCACTAAAACTGCGTCTTTCAAGGAGAGGGTACCTGACGATCCCCAATCCTGGTGGTATGTGAGGGCAGCTTCAATTCTAAGGAAACTTTATGTAAAGGGACACTTTGGAGTAGCCGAGTCTGGTAGGATCTATGGTGGAATCAAGAGGAGGGGGACCAAACCACCAGTATCTGCAAGAGCCTCTGGCCATTCTTCGAGGCTCATATTCCAGCAATTGGAGATGGCTGGTCTTGTCTCTAAGACAAAGTCAAGAAAGGGAAGGGTCTTAACTCCTAAGGGAAGGGCACTCCTGGACAAAATTGCTCACGAAATCTTTATAGACCTAGCAAACAATAATCCTGCTTTGAAGAAATACTCGGAGTGA
- a CDS encoding 50S ribosomal protein L11, translating into MAKKSVKVVVEGGNVKPGPPLAPTLSQLGLNVGEVVKKINEATSQFKGMTVPVTLDVDTDTKKYEVSVGVPTTTSLLLKKAGANEPSGDPEHKKVGNISLDDVIEVAISKKPSLTAKELKGAVKSILGTAKSIGLTVENRDPKALVGEVSEGKYDDKLKQMEEKWSS; encoded by the coding sequence ATGGCTAAAAAGTCCGTAAAAGTAGTGGTAGAGGGAGGGAACGTTAAACCCGGTCCACCCCTCGCTCCAACCCTATCCCAACTTGGGTTAAATGTTGGGGAAGTAGTTAAGAAAATAAACGAGGCCACGTCGCAGTTCAAGGGGATGACAGTCCCCGTAACCCTCGATGTGGACACAGACACTAAGAAATATGAGGTGTCCGTGGGAGTTCCGACCACTACTTCTCTCCTTCTTAAGAAGGCAGGAGCAAACGAACCATCTGGTGATCCAGAGCACAAGAAGGTCGGAAACATATCGCTTGACGACGTGATTGAGGTCGCCATCTCAAAGAAACCGTCTCTTACAGCGAAGGAGCTTAAGGGAGCAGTAAAGAGCATATTGGGAACTGCCAAAAGTATAGGTCTCACAGTGGAGAATAGAGATCCGAAGGCTTTAGTGGGAGAGGTAAGCGAAGGGAAATACGACGACAAGTTAAAGCAGATGGAAGAAAAGTGGAGTTCTTGA
- a CDS encoding translation initiation factor IF-6, translating into MNLQRFSIFSSDNIGVYIFTNNKYTIIPPNLDNQSKSILQENLKTELIETTVADSFLNGVFIAGNNQSILLPRIVREGELRKIKEQAKDITVEIVDVRATALGNIILANDRGALVYPEFSDAEMSAIGKALGVKEIRKGTIAQVMVVGSAGVITSKGGLVHVEASEEELKTLSSLFGVNLEVGTVNFGSAFVRSGMVVNDNGILVGSSTTGPEILRIQRAFSD; encoded by the coding sequence ATGAACCTTCAGAGATTTAGTATATTTAGTAGTGACAACATAGGAGTATATATTTTTACAAATAATAAATATACTATTATTCCACCTAACTTAGATAATCAAAGTAAGAGTATTCTACAAGAGAATTTGAAGACAGAGCTAATCGAGACAACGGTAGCCGACAGCTTCCTCAACGGAGTATTTATAGCTGGGAATAATCAATCGATACTCCTTCCCAGAATAGTTAGGGAGGGGGAGTTGAGAAAGATTAAGGAACAAGCCAAGGATATTACAGTGGAAATCGTTGACGTTAGAGCAACCGCACTCGGTAATATAATACTCGCCAATGATAGAGGAGCACTTGTTTACCCAGAGTTTTCAGATGCAGAAATGAGTGCAATTGGCAAGGCCCTAGGGGTTAAGGAAATCAGGAAAGGAACTATTGCTCAAGTAATGGTAGTCGGTTCAGCGGGAGTTATCACCTCAAAGGGAGGGCTTGTTCACGTAGAGGCCTCTGAAGAGGAACTAAAGACTCTATCTTCCTTATTTGGAGTCAATCTTGAGGTGGGAACTGTGAACTTCGGGAGTGCCTTTGTGAGAAGTGGAATGGTTGTAAATGACAACGGCATACTAGTTGGTTCCTCTACTACCGGGCCAGAGATTTTAAGAATACAGAGAGCTTTTAGTGATTGA
- the pfdA gene encoding prefoldin subunit alpha produces the protein MVVSLEDLLAQADALRKEIDALQKLRDEIYESLNSVKSAKEAINLIKGQGKDLMLSADRRGFILLTVTEIPASKVLVNLGLGYYAEMAPEHASKILDEREDQLNKSLQEVTNRLNTSVNAYSQIAEILNRAQQQGE, from the coding sequence ATGGTAGTTAGCCTAGAGGACCTCCTCGCGCAGGCCGATGCTCTCAGGAAAGAAATAGACGCGCTTCAGAAGCTAAGGGATGAGATATACGAATCTCTTAACTCGGTCAAGAGCGCAAAAGAGGCCATAAACCTCATCAAGGGACAGGGAAAGGATCTTATGTTGTCAGCTGATAGAAGGGGCTTCATTTTACTCACAGTTACCGAGATACCTGCCTCAAAAGTATTAGTGAATCTTGGATTAGGTTACTACGCCGAGATGGCTCCTGAGCACGCTTCTAAGATTCTCGATGAAAGGGAGGATCAACTTAACAAGAGCCTTCAGGAGGTAACAAACAGGCTTAATACAAGTGTTAACGCGTACTCTCAGATAGCTGAAATTTTGAACAGGGCGCAACAACAGGGTGAGTGA
- a CDS encoding phosphate signaling complex PhoU family protein encodes MEVRRVQKFGKSTLMVSLPADWVKEVSLNPGESIYLEVDEDGSLKVYPPNLKTENVPREMKVKISVTTSPELVTRIIYSLYILGFDKIIIETLNGPFSEDLLRKIKETARSLIGLEIVSQDVTSIQIQSFLDPTKYNIGSLVNRLTNTLKQMLHYLNLGIREASRTFLQEVVELEKEIDRLYYLSLRQLLLAQVNRSLAYMIGVKRIQIVGNRILMKAAEEAADEISEAANDLLSLHPEDLALLKMSWDKMDMRIDQTAVVIDHVVKVLNKEDIKLVNEALEELRTLRRVLLSDALLLEERIQRMNAPKVATAIRTLNLRLYNAIRRMEPIAEIAFNRGIEGLKEVVIE; translated from the coding sequence ATGGAAGTTAGAAGAGTTCAAAAATTTGGGAAATCTACCCTTATGGTTTCACTTCCAGCTGACTGGGTAAAGGAGGTCAGCCTTAACCCAGGTGAGAGTATTTACCTAGAAGTTGACGAGGATGGGAGCCTTAAGGTTTATCCCCCAAACTTGAAAACAGAGAACGTTCCCAGAGAAATGAAGGTGAAAATCTCCGTAACTACATCACCGGAGTTAGTAACAAGGATAATTTACAGTCTTTATATTCTTGGATTCGATAAGATCATTATAGAAACCTTAAACGGTCCATTCAGTGAGGATCTTTTGAGGAAAATCAAGGAAACTGCCAGAAGCCTGATAGGGCTGGAGATAGTATCTCAAGACGTCACCAGTATCCAAATTCAGTCCTTCCTAGATCCCACAAAGTATAACATTGGTAGCCTTGTGAACAGGTTGACTAATACACTTAAGCAGATGCTTCATTACCTCAACCTTGGGATAAGGGAGGCGAGCAGAACCTTTCTTCAGGAAGTAGTCGAGCTTGAGAAAGAGATAGATAGACTTTATTATCTCTCTCTCAGGCAATTGCTTCTAGCTCAGGTAAACAGAAGCCTTGCCTATATGATAGGGGTCAAGAGAATCCAGATCGTGGGAAATAGGATCTTAATGAAGGCGGCAGAAGAAGCCGCAGACGAAATCAGCGAGGCCGCCAATGATCTCCTGAGTCTTCATCCAGAAGATCTAGCATTACTTAAGATGTCTTGGGATAAAATGGATATGCGAATTGATCAGACCGCAGTAGTCATAGATCACGTAGTTAAAGTCCTTAATAAGGAAGACATTAAGTTGGTTAACGAAGCGTTGGAGGAACTAAGAACCCTCAGAAGAGTTCTCCTATCTGATGCTCTTCTTCTTGAGGAAAGAATACAGAGGATGAATGCACCAAAGGTCGCTACTGCAATAAGAACATTGAACTTAAGACTTTACAATGCTATAAGGAGGATGGAACCAATAGCCGAGATAGCCTTCAATAGAGGAATAGAAGGACTTAAAGAGGTAGTAATAGAGTAA
- a CDS encoding 50S ribosomal protein L39e has protein sequence MSRYKPSGLKKRLSKALRSNSSVPAWVILKTNGKFRFNPKRRNWRRNDLKV, from the coding sequence ATGAGTAGATATAAACCTTCAGGTCTAAAGAAGAGGTTGAGTAAAGCGTTGAGGTCTAACTCCTCTGTTCCAGCGTGGGTGATTCTGAAAACCAACGGAAAATTCAGGTTTAATCCAAAGAGAAGAAATTGGAGAAGAAACGATTTGAAGGTGTGA
- a CDS encoding 50S ribosomal protein L31e: MEQKDNFEMVINFRRAHDSKRPKKFKTAVNSIRDTVKRHFGAEKVILDPFLVAYISTDSREKVVRRVRIVVNKIGEKTFLVKLAVKPE, translated from the coding sequence ATGGAGCAAAAAGACAACTTTGAAATGGTTATTAACTTTAGGCGAGCACATGACTCAAAGAGACCAAAGAAGTTTAAGACTGCGGTAAATAGCATCAGGGATACAGTCAAGAGGCATTTCGGAGCTGAAAAGGTAATCTTAGACCCATTCCTCGTAGCATATATCTCTACGGACTCTAGGGAAAAAGTGGTCAGAAGAGTAAGGATAGTTGTAAATAAAATAGGAGAAAAGACTTTTCTTGTGAAACTAGCAGTGAAACCTGAATGA
- a CDS encoding nicotinate phosphoribosyltransferase, producing MKLHIATAQEIKEGKITDIYFERTSKALEKAGITEIKVRMEFHSYGLPQGYEWGVFAGLEEALYLLEGINVNVYAMDEGTLFREIEPVMVIEGNYLDFGVLETALLGVLRHASSISTKAARIKSLAIDKQMIFFGLRSVHPAIAPMVDRSAYIGGMDGVSGAFSERELGVKPSGTMPHALMLAVGDNVEAWKIFDSGVDPDVPRILLVDTFEDERTEALKAAQLLGNKLYGIRLDTPSSRRGNFKKIIQEVRWTLSLHGFNNVKIIVSGGLDEAQVSELRDWVDGFGIGTSVAFPESVDFSADIVEKYINGKWVPMTKRGKWPGFKQVYRCGTEDRIVPWDTKMECEPLLKKYMEGGKLTGDLPSPSEIRSKVLSQIAQLTKTQSKNEK from the coding sequence GTGAAGCTACACATAGCTACAGCTCAGGAGATAAAGGAGGGTAAAATAACCGACATCTATTTTGAGAGGACCTCTAAGGCATTGGAAAAGGCTGGAATAACAGAAATCAAGGTTAGGATGGAATTTCACTCCTACGGTTTACCACAAGGATATGAATGGGGGGTTTTCGCAGGGCTTGAAGAGGCCCTATATCTCCTAGAAGGAATAAACGTGAATGTCTATGCAATGGATGAAGGAACTCTGTTTAGAGAAATTGAACCTGTTATGGTAATTGAAGGAAACTACTTAGATTTTGGAGTTCTAGAGACTGCCCTATTGGGAGTTCTGAGACATGCAAGTAGCATTTCAACTAAGGCTGCACGGATAAAGAGTTTAGCAATTGATAAACAGATGATTTTCTTTGGTCTAAGGTCAGTACACCCGGCAATAGCCCCAATGGTTGATAGGTCGGCTTACATAGGAGGAATGGACGGGGTCTCTGGCGCCTTCAGTGAAAGGGAACTTGGAGTCAAGCCCTCAGGAACCATGCCTCATGCCTTGATGTTAGCTGTGGGGGATAACGTCGAGGCGTGGAAAATATTTGATTCTGGGGTAGATCCTGACGTTCCCAGAATCCTATTGGTTGACACGTTTGAAGATGAGAGAACAGAAGCTCTTAAGGCTGCACAGCTCCTTGGAAATAAACTATACGGGATAAGACTTGACACTCCTTCAAGCCGAAGAGGTAACTTCAAGAAAATAATACAGGAGGTGAGATGGACCCTAAGTCTCCATGGATTTAACAACGTCAAAATTATAGTGAGTGGGGGATTAGATGAGGCCCAGGTCTCCGAGTTAAGGGATTGGGTAGATGGTTTCGGGATCGGAACCAGTGTTGCATTTCCCGAAAGCGTTGACTTCAGCGCAGACATAGTAGAGAAATATATTAATGGTAAATGGGTGCCCATGACCAAGAGAGGGAAATGGCCTGGCTTTAAACAGGTTTATAGATGCGGTACTGAGGATCGAATAGTCCCCTGGGATACAAAGATGGAATGTGAACCACTTCTTAAAAAATACATGGAAGGAGGCAAATTAACTGGGGACTTACCCTCTCCCTCGGAAATAAGGAGCAAGGTTCTTTCGCAAATAGCTCAGCTGACTAAGACCCAGAGTAAAAACGAAAAATAA
- the ftsY gene encoding signal recognition particle-docking protein FtsY: MSCFDKLKKAFSSFAEKLSSKVEESPNRSTQDRATTSNQAFQDKLGQPKSEQVQDNEQPLSQKEGASSSGQLGPGSEQRSEEPKKEKSGLFDFLRFKEITEDDVSDLIEELRIELLEDDVSMEVTDKILEDLKNSLVGKKVSRRENVEQLIQDSLKKSLREILRKNYGERDVIDTIKKAKKPYVIVFFGVNGVGKTTTIAKFATLLKKNGLSVIIAASDTFRAAAQEQLAFHATKLEVPLVKGKYGGDPASVAFDAIQSAKSRGIDVVLIDTAGRMHTDKDLTEELRRVVRIAKPDLKILVLDSLAGNDALQQAEYFEKNIGYDAVILTKVDADAKGGVALSLAYELGKPVIYLGMGQDYDSLVKFNPDWFADRLLS, from the coding sequence GTGAGCTGTTTCGACAAGTTGAAGAAGGCTTTTTCCTCGTTTGCGGAGAAGCTCTCCAGTAAAGTTGAGGAATCCCCGAACAGATCTACCCAAGATAGAGCTACTACTTCTAATCAGGCTTTTCAGGACAAGTTAGGGCAGCCTAAAAGTGAACAGGTACAGGACAATGAGCAACCCCTTTCTCAGAAGGAAGGAGCTTCTTCATCAGGGCAACTCGGGCCTGGATCTGAGCAGAGAAGCGAGGAACCAAAGAAGGAGAAGTCTGGTCTCTTTGACTTCCTTCGATTCAAAGAAATAACGGAAGACGATGTTTCAGATCTAATAGAAGAGCTACGGATAGAGCTCCTGGAAGACGATGTTTCCATGGAAGTGACTGATAAAATACTTGAGGATTTAAAGAATAGCCTTGTAGGGAAGAAGGTCTCGAGACGGGAGAACGTGGAACAACTTATTCAGGATTCTCTAAAAAAGTCTCTAAGGGAGATATTAAGAAAAAACTACGGGGAAAGAGACGTAATTGATACCATTAAGAAGGCTAAGAAACCTTACGTTATTGTTTTCTTTGGGGTTAACGGTGTAGGAAAAACAACGACCATAGCAAAGTTTGCAACCCTTTTAAAGAAGAATGGGCTATCGGTGATCATTGCTGCCTCAGATACATTCAGGGCAGCAGCCCAGGAGCAATTGGCCTTTCATGCCACAAAACTTGAGGTTCCGTTGGTCAAGGGTAAATATGGTGGAGACCCCGCATCGGTGGCATTTGATGCCATTCAATCTGCTAAGAGTCGAGGTATAGACGTGGTTCTAATTGACACCGCCGGTAGGATGCATACTGACAAGGACTTGACGGAGGAATTAAGAAGGGTTGTGAGGATAGCTAAACCGGATCTAAAGATCTTAGTTTTAGACTCCCTTGCTGGGAACGACGCCCTACAACAAGCCGAGTACTTTGAAAAGAACATAGGTTATGATGCCGTAATACTCACTAAAGTCGACGCGGATGCCAAGGGAGGAGTAGCCCTCTCCCTGGCATATGAGCTGGGGAAACCAGTGATCTACCTCGGAATGGGCCAGGACTATGATTCCCTTGTGAAGTTCAACCCTGATTGGTTTGCAGATCGGCTTCTAAGCTAA
- a CDS encoding preprotein translocase subunit SecE — protein sequence MGLTDRIKKLREDWKRIVSVAKKPDKNMYYLNLRVTLIVLLFVGLLAFLVQLAFSILLG from the coding sequence ATGGGTTTAACTGATAGAATAAAGAAGCTGAGAGAAGATTGGAAAAGAATAGTCAGCGTGGCCAAAAAGCCCGATAAAAACATGTATTATCTTAACCTTAGGGTTACTTTGATTGTGTTATTATTTGTTGGACTTCTAGCATTCCTAGTTCAGTTGGCTTTCTCAATTCTCCTTGGTTAG